Proteins from a single region of Rhodovibrio salinarum DSM 9154:
- a CDS encoding DUF4168 domain-containing protein yields MSIRVSRLAALAFSFAMIGATVGTTPAVAADGSKNANQGQQQSQQQAPTPDFSDEKLDAFADAAVKISEVRRAWTPKIRQAQQGGDKEKAQSLAEQATGEMRTTIQNTENISVKEYRQIAKAAQQDEELANELSSIVKTKMQKKRGGQGETDQGGSQ; encoded by the coding sequence ATGAGCATCCGCGTTTCGCGCCTCGCCGCTCTGGCCTTCAGCTTCGCCATGATTGGCGCCACCGTCGGCACCACGCCCGCTGTCGCGGCCGACGGCAGCAAGAACGCCAACCAGGGCCAGCAGCAGAGCCAACAGCAGGCCCCCACCCCGGACTTCTCGGACGAAAAGCTGGACGCCTTCGCCGACGCTGCCGTGAAGATCTCGGAGGTCCGGCGCGCCTGGACGCCCAAGATCCGCCAGGCCCAGCAGGGCGGCGACAAGGAGAAGGCCCAGAGCCTGGCCGAGCAGGCCACCGGCGAGATGCGCACGACCATCCAGAACACCGAGAACATCTCGGTGAAGGAATATCGCCAGATCGCCAAGGCCGCGCAGCAGGACGAAGAGCTCGCCAACGAGCTGTCCAGCATCGTGAAGACCAAGATGCAAAAGAAGCGCGGCGGTCAGGGTGAGACCGACCAGGGCGGAAGCCAGTAA
- a CDS encoding bactofilin family protein, producing MTSSIPHIARGPADRPGGDGSNGPGGPQAQRPLVPGIPSRRVDPSGVVTQQNRHLRPGQQQGPRGAVAEEGELVVGHGITVRGGIHNCHRLVVHGTVQATVPCDSLEIGPDGVFEGRSEVKDATIAGRFDGDLLVDGALTVAPGGLVKGRVRYRSLRVESGGHLSADIDHIDTAPQLEAEPQITADSETPVDQPESQANGASESEPATDTSEIERHETLGVPPAFSDLTGLNGTPEGPEDTASDGNAPSAKEAGAAPADETASEDTDEDAERFYRSLTRSNSSARV from the coding sequence TTGACGTCTTCGATCCCGCACATCGCCCGAGGCCCCGCCGATCGGCCGGGCGGCGATGGCAGCAACGGGCCGGGCGGACCGCAAGCGCAGCGCCCGCTGGTTCCAGGCATTCCCTCCCGCCGGGTCGATCCGAGCGGGGTGGTTACGCAGCAGAACCGTCACTTGCGTCCAGGTCAGCAACAGGGGCCGCGCGGCGCGGTCGCCGAAGAGGGCGAACTCGTCGTTGGCCACGGCATCACGGTCAGGGGCGGAATCCATAACTGCCACCGGCTCGTGGTCCACGGAACGGTGCAGGCGACCGTACCTTGTGACTCGCTAGAAATCGGTCCTGACGGGGTGTTCGAGGGCCGCTCGGAGGTCAAGGACGCCACGATCGCCGGCCGGTTCGACGGGGATCTGCTGGTCGATGGGGCACTGACCGTCGCGCCGGGCGGCTTGGTCAAGGGGCGGGTCCGCTACCGGTCGCTGCGCGTCGAGTCCGGTGGCCATCTCTCCGCCGACATCGATCACATCGACACGGCTCCGCAGCTTGAGGCCGAGCCCCAAATCACGGCGGACTCCGAAACGCCAGTGGACCAGCCGGAATCGCAAGCAAATGGGGCGTCGGAGTCCGAACCGGCGACAGATACCTCCGAAATCGAGCGGCACGAGACCCTGGGGGTGCCACCGGCATTCAGCGATCTGACCGGGCTCAACGGAACGCCTGAGGGCCCGGAAGACACGGCGAGTGACGGCAACGCGCCCTCCGCGAAAGAAGCGGGCGCCGCACCTGCAGACGAGACGGCATCCGAGGATACAGACGAGGACGCCGAGCGCTTCTACCGCTCGCTGACCCGCTCGAACAGCAGCGCCCGCGTCTAA
- a CDS encoding alpha/beta hydrolase: MPLLLKLLLAGLVGYSLLVAVLYTQQRQILFKPNRTAPDRPTDAPSGFLEITTETADGLTLRHWYVPPPLDARGVVVVLHGNAGNRAGAYEKFRPIHDWGYGLLLADYRGYGGNPGTPSETGLIADGRAVLAWLAGQGVPGAQIVLYGESLGSGVATALSAEQAVGGVVLEAPFTSIAELAQQQYWYVPARQLVRDRFDNRARIGDVGAPILILHGEQDSTIPIDHGAALTTRAGDNAQLIRFDDGTHLNIWQIGADTQVRAFLKQVLG; this comes from the coding sequence GTGCCCCTGTTGCTGAAGCTGCTACTCGCAGGCTTGGTTGGCTACAGCCTGCTGGTCGCGGTGCTCTACACCCAACAACGCCAGATTCTCTTCAAGCCGAACCGCACAGCACCCGACCGGCCGACGGATGCGCCGTCCGGCTTCTTGGAAATCACCACCGAAACGGCCGATGGTCTGACCCTGCGGCATTGGTATGTGCCGCCGCCATTAGACGCGCGCGGCGTGGTTGTCGTACTTCACGGCAACGCCGGCAACCGCGCCGGGGCTTACGAGAAGTTTCGTCCGATCCACGACTGGGGCTACGGACTGTTGCTGGCCGACTATCGCGGCTACGGCGGCAACCCGGGCACCCCCAGTGAGACAGGGTTGATCGCGGACGGCCGTGCCGTGCTGGCGTGGCTGGCCGGGCAGGGCGTGCCGGGAGCGCAGATCGTCCTCTACGGCGAATCGCTGGGCAGCGGCGTTGCGACCGCCTTGTCTGCGGAACAAGCTGTCGGCGGCGTGGTGCTGGAAGCGCCCTTCACCAGCATCGCCGAACTGGCACAGCAGCAGTACTGGTATGTGCCGGCCCGCCAACTGGTGCGCGACCGGTTCGACAACCGCGCGCGCATCGGTGACGTCGGGGCACCGATCCTGATTCTGCACGGAGAGCAGGACTCAACGATCCCGATCGACCACGGCGCCGCCCTGACAACCCGCGCCGGCGATAATGCTCAGTTGATCCGCTTTGACGACGGGACCCATCTGAACATTTGGCAGATCGGCGCGGACACTCAGGTTCGCGCGTTCCTGAAGCAGGTGTTGGGGTAG
- a CDS encoding NTP transferase domain-containing protein, producing MIFANIPVRDAEGAILAHSQQVGDRTFKKGTRLTAEHVRALQDAAIATVVAARLEPDDLDEDTGALRVAEACAGDHVTLGTAATGRVNLFAEADGVAVFDRARLDAVNLVAEAITLAAVHPYDRVERGQLIATVKVIPLGVPEKTADAAATAAHAGGVPLIRVAPFRPRSCGLVQTTLPGTRDKVLEKTTEAITARVEGLHGRLVAEQRAHHDTDSVARALNELRAQGVELVLILGASATTDRRDVIPAGIEAAGGRVRHYGMPVDPGQLLVLAELGGIPVLALPGSARSPRVGGNDWVLWRLMAGLEVTGTDIMRMGAGGLLKEIPTRPLPRAAAAPERAPQGDVPPRIAALVLAAGQSSRMGGRNKLLAEVDGQPLLLHAVDAAEGAHAAPVMVVTGHAQAEVARLLQGRAVQTVYNPAYQTGMASSLRAGLSALPRDIDGVVVLLGDMPGVDAATIDRLIEAFDPDGGAAIVAASVHGRRGNPVLLARRFFPEIREIEGDVGAKPILQAYPDQVVLVESPHAFTDLDTPDALEAYRSGSPD from the coding sequence ATGATCTTCGCCAATATCCCCGTCCGCGATGCCGAGGGCGCGATCCTGGCGCATAGCCAGCAGGTAGGCGATCGCACTTTCAAGAAGGGGACCCGGCTGACGGCCGAGCATGTTCGCGCGTTGCAGGACGCCGCGATTGCCACGGTCGTTGCCGCGCGGCTCGAACCTGACGATCTGGACGAGGATACCGGGGCTTTGCGCGTCGCCGAAGCCTGCGCGGGCGACCACGTGACTTTGGGAACGGCGGCGACCGGGCGCGTCAATCTGTTCGCCGAAGCCGATGGCGTCGCCGTGTTCGACCGCGCGCGATTGGACGCGGTCAACCTGGTCGCCGAGGCAATCACGCTCGCGGCCGTCCATCCCTACGACCGGGTCGAGCGCGGCCAGTTGATCGCGACCGTCAAGGTGATCCCGCTCGGCGTACCGGAGAAGACCGCGGATGCCGCCGCCACGGCCGCGCATGCCGGCGGGGTGCCGTTGATCCGGGTTGCGCCCTTCCGCCCGCGCAGCTGTGGCCTGGTGCAGACCACCCTCCCCGGCACCCGCGACAAGGTGCTGGAAAAGACGACAGAGGCCATTACGGCGCGGGTCGAAGGACTGCATGGCCGTTTGGTTGCGGAGCAGCGCGCGCACCACGACACTGACAGCGTCGCGCGTGCACTGAACGAGCTGCGCGCCCAGGGCGTTGAACTGGTCCTGATCCTGGGCGCCAGCGCGACCACGGACCGACGCGACGTGATCCCGGCGGGGATCGAGGCCGCAGGCGGTCGGGTTCGCCATTACGGCATGCCGGTCGATCCAGGGCAGTTGCTGGTCCTGGCGGAGTTGGGCGGCATCCCCGTGCTGGCGCTGCCAGGCTCCGCCCGTTCGCCCAGGGTTGGCGGCAACGACTGGGTCCTCTGGCGGCTGATGGCCGGGCTGGAAGTCACGGGGACCGATATCATGCGTATGGGCGCCGGCGGTCTGTTGAAGGAGATTCCGACCCGGCCCCTGCCCCGCGCGGCGGCTGCGCCGGAACGGGCACCGCAGGGCGACGTCCCTCCGCGGATCGCTGCCCTGGTGCTTGCCGCCGGTCAGTCCAGCCGGATGGGCGGGCGTAACAAGCTGTTGGCGGAGGTCGACGGCCAGCCGCTGCTGCTACATGCGGTCGATGCGGCCGAGGGGGCGCACGCCGCACCCGTGATGGTTGTCACCGGTCATGCACAGGCGGAAGTCGCCAGGCTGCTGCAAGGTCGGGCGGTTCAGACGGTGTACAATCCGGCCTACCAAACCGGTATGGCGAGCTCGCTGCGCGCTGGCCTGTCCGCCTTGCCACGCGATATCGATGGCGTGGTCGTGCTGTTGGGCGATATGCCAGGGGTCGATGCCGCCACGATCGACCGCCTGATCGAGGCGTTCGATCCCGACGGCGGCGCGGCCATCGTGGCCGCCAGTGTGCATGGCCGGCGCGGCAACCCGGTCCTGTTGGCGCGTCGTTTTTTTCCTGAAATTCGCGAGATCGAGGGCGACGTCGGGGCCAAACCGATCCTGCAGGCCTACCCGGATCAGGTCGTGCTGGTGGAAAGCCCCCATGCCTTCACCGATCTGGACACGCCAGACGCCTTGGAGGCGTACAGATCTGGCAGTCCGGATTGA
- a CDS encoding XdhC family protein: MKRAVLRRLQEARAAKRPVALVTDLEGGEEALIDDGDLVAGELLLSTPVLHAIDNAIRYDRPGRLPEPNAHLFVEVFNPPLRLIIVGAVHIAQKLAPMARLADYEVTVVDPRRAFATDSRFPSVALRHDWPDDALKALDPDRRTAVITLTHDPKLDDPALVEALNSPCFYIGALGSTRTHAKRLERLTQEGFSKAQLGRIHGPLGLPLGGRAPAEIALAAMAQMTQVLHGATPLVKDQQPATAG; the protein is encoded by the coding sequence ATGAAGCGCGCGGTTCTGCGCCGGTTGCAGGAAGCCCGCGCCGCCAAGCGCCCGGTTGCGCTGGTCACCGACTTGGAAGGCGGCGAGGAAGCGCTGATCGACGATGGCGACCTCGTCGCCGGCGAGTTGCTGCTGTCCACGCCGGTCCTGCACGCGATCGACAACGCGATCCGCTACGACCGCCCCGGCCGGCTGCCGGAGCCGAACGCTCATCTGTTTGTCGAGGTCTTCAATCCACCGCTGCGCCTGATCATCGTGGGCGCGGTGCACATCGCCCAGAAGCTGGCGCCGATGGCCCGGCTGGCCGACTACGAGGTGACGGTGGTCGATCCGCGCCGTGCGTTCGCAACCGACAGCCGCTTTCCATCGGTTGCCTTGCGCCACGACTGGCCGGACGACGCCTTGAAGGCGCTCGACCCGGACCGGCGGACGGCGGTGATTACCCTGACCCACGATCCCAAATTGGACGATCCCGCGCTCGTCGAGGCGTTGAACAGTCCCTGCTTTTATATCGGCGCACTCGGCTCCACGCGCACGCACGCGAAGCGGCTGGAACGGTTGACCCAGGAAGGCTTTTCCAAGGCGCAGCTGGGACGCATCCATGGTCCGCTCGGCCTGCCGTTGGGCGGCCGCGCGCCGGCGGAAATCGCGCTCGCCGCGATGGCGCAGATGACCCAGGTCCTGCATGGCGCGACCCCACTGGTGAAAGACCAGCAGCCCGCCACCGCCGGATGA
- a CDS encoding XdhC family protein encodes MSGSADQVGLPQDDELQTALSWLDAGRTVARATVVSTWGSSPRPTGSQMIVDSNGNMMGSVSGGCIEGAVVDAAKQTMQSGKPQTLEFGVSDEQAWEVGLACGGTVHVYVEKME; translated from the coding sequence ATGAGCGGTTCGGCTGACCAAGTCGGCCTGCCGCAAGATGACGAACTGCAGACCGCGCTGAGCTGGCTGGACGCGGGCCGCACGGTCGCGCGCGCGACCGTGGTGTCCACCTGGGGCTCATCTCCCCGGCCGACCGGCAGTCAGATGATCGTGGATTCCAACGGCAACATGATGGGCTCCGTCTCCGGGGGCTGCATCGAAGGCGCGGTGGTCGACGCCGCCAAGCAGACGATGCAGAGCGGTAAGCCGCAGACGCTGGAGTTCGGTGTGTCCGACGAGCAGGCCTGGGAAGTTGGACTCGCCTGCGGCGGCACGGTCCACGTCTATGTGGAGAAGATGGAATGA
- a CDS encoding vWA domain-containing protein, with translation MTDAIAPESHAGDGRLVENLTLFARTLRAAGLPVGPGKVLEALRAVQTVGIERRDDLYWTLHAVFVTRRDQIALFDQAFHLFWRNPKILDRVMQMLLPEFQVAADEEEKRERVKRRLQEAMQQAPGEQQETEKEELELDATLTWSQQDVLRTKDFEQMSNAEMEQAKRAIRDLELPLDLLRTRRYRAARTPGRADMRRTMRAALRSGSGDIPIQWKQQTKRPPPLVLICDISGSMAQYSRMVLHFMHAVTSDRDRVQSFVFGTRLTNITHYLRHKDVDKALEKVGEEVTDWEGGTRIGACLESFNRVWSRRVLGQGATVLLITDGLDRDNAEGLARAVERLHKSCRQLIWLNPLLRYGGYQPKSMGAKAIMPYVDAFRAVHNLESLEDLAQALAKPAGVQQEGLNRWQEMVEA, from the coding sequence ATGACAGACGCGATAGCGCCCGAAAGTCACGCAGGCGATGGTCGGCTGGTCGAGAACCTGACGCTGTTCGCTCGCACGTTGCGCGCTGCTGGCTTGCCCGTCGGTCCCGGCAAGGTGCTGGAGGCCCTGCGTGCGGTGCAGACGGTCGGGATCGAGCGGCGCGACGATCTTTATTGGACGCTGCACGCCGTGTTCGTCACGCGGCGTGACCAGATTGCCCTGTTCGATCAGGCCTTTCACCTGTTCTGGCGCAATCCGAAGATCCTGGACCGGGTGATGCAGATGCTCCTGCCCGAGTTCCAGGTGGCCGCCGACGAGGAAGAGAAGCGCGAACGGGTCAAGCGGCGGCTGCAGGAAGCGATGCAGCAAGCCCCCGGCGAACAGCAGGAGACCGAGAAGGAAGAGCTGGAGCTGGATGCCACGCTCACCTGGTCGCAGCAGGATGTGTTGCGCACCAAGGACTTCGAGCAGATGTCGAACGCGGAAATGGAGCAGGCCAAGCGGGCCATTCGCGATCTGGAACTGCCCCTCGATCTGCTGCGCACGCGCCGCTATCGCGCGGCCCGTACGCCCGGACGCGCGGACATGCGCCGGACGATGCGCGCGGCCCTGCGCTCGGGGTCCGGCGACATCCCGATCCAGTGGAAGCAACAGACCAAGCGCCCGCCGCCGCTGGTGCTGATTTGCGACATCTCGGGATCGATGGCGCAGTATTCGCGCATGGTGCTGCACTTCATGCACGCCGTGACCAGCGATCGCGACCGGGTGCAGTCCTTCGTGTTCGGTACGCGCCTGACCAACATCACCCATTACCTGCGCCACAAGGACGTCGACAAGGCGCTGGAGAAGGTCGGCGAAGAGGTCACCGACTGGGAAGGCGGGACCCGTATCGGCGCTTGCCTGGAGAGCTTCAACCGCGTCTGGTCGCGCCGTGTCCTCGGGCAAGGCGCCACGGTGCTGCTGATCACCGATGGCTTGGACCGCGACAACGCCGAGGGCCTCGCGCGCGCGGTCGAGCGGCTGCACAAGTCGTGCCGGCAGCTGATCTGGCTCAACCCGCTCTTGCGGTACGGCGGCTATCAGCCAAAATCTATGGGAGCGAAGGCGATCATGCCGTACGTCGACGCCTTCCGGGCCGTGCACAATCTGGAGAGCCTGGAAGATCTGGCCCAGGCGCTCGCCAAACCGGCCGGTGTGCAGCAGGAGGGATTGAACCGATGGCAGGAGATGGTCGAGGCATGA